Proteins encoded by one window of Cupriavidus sp. EM10:
- the terL gene encoding phage terminase large subunit, with the protein MANKRISFLAFFLLWAKVMNWQVPTLHVRMCQWLEFCDDPVRVLMVFRGAAKSTIYAVYKAWQLYNDGTWVSLIWAADGKLAAKLTRDTINVLRRHPLCGGMLPNKPGSQMFWVTGANDARNASMTAVGVNQNVTSARARDIDYDDVEVPKNIKTADARENLRAKIQEGTFILVPGGRETYIGTPHTHDSIYPELVDAGAALLKIPLFEDAIRYDKEMDTRTRFPFPFDPSADGIYVISGIHKAARLLKEGDDYTLDGRCVALTRPIGAVLDIYARCAWPERFTREDIERRRKKVRTLNYWDSQYMLEAKPITESRLDPELIKAYDMHPRLETANRQVRMMLGGVQIVSGRAYWDPAKGKVGGDTSAFSLILDDGYGNHYWHVAQGLTGEAAVFDDTRNTRIIGGQVMQIAELVRRFNIVHVSVETNGLGAFMPKLLQRALKQEQLRCAAVEFIAKGNKNERILAGLEPP; encoded by the coding sequence ATGGCAAATAAGCGCATCAGCTTCCTGGCCTTCTTCTTGCTGTGGGCGAAGGTCATGAACTGGCAGGTGCCTACGCTGCACGTGCGCATGTGCCAGTGGCTGGAGTTCTGTGATGACCCGGTGCGGGTACTCATGGTGTTCCGGGGCGCCGCGAAGTCCACCATTTACGCCGTGTACAAGGCGTGGCAGCTATACAACGATGGCACATGGGTATCGCTGATCTGGGCGGCGGACGGCAAGCTCGCGGCCAAGCTGACGCGCGACACCATCAACGTGCTGCGCCGCCATCCGTTGTGCGGCGGCATGTTGCCAAACAAGCCGGGGTCGCAGATGTTCTGGGTGACCGGTGCGAATGACGCGCGTAACGCCAGCATGACAGCCGTGGGCGTCAACCAGAACGTGACCTCGGCCCGCGCGCGCGACATCGACTACGACGATGTGGAGGTGCCGAAGAACATCAAGACGGCCGACGCGCGGGAGAATCTGCGAGCGAAGATTCAGGAGGGCACCTTCATTCTCGTGCCGGGCGGCCGGGAAACCTACATCGGCACGCCCCACACGCACGATTCCATCTACCCCGAACTGGTTGACGCCGGCGCGGCGCTGTTGAAGATCCCGCTGTTCGAGGACGCCATCCGGTACGACAAGGAGATGGACACGCGCACGCGGTTCCCTTTCCCATTCGACCCGTCGGCGGACGGCATCTACGTCATCAGCGGAATTCACAAGGCCGCGCGGCTGCTGAAGGAAGGCGACGACTACACGCTTGACGGCCGGTGCGTGGCCCTCACGCGGCCGATCGGCGCCGTGCTGGACATCTATGCCCGTTGCGCATGGCCGGAGCGATTCACCAGAGAGGACATCGAGCGCCGCCGCAAGAAGGTGCGCACGCTCAACTACTGGGACTCGCAATACATGCTCGAAGCCAAGCCCATCACCGAGAGCCGTCTAGATCCGGAACTGATCAAGGCGTACGACATGCACCCGCGCCTGGAGACGGCGAACCGTCAGGTTCGCATGATGTTGGGCGGCGTGCAGATTGTGAGCGGCCGCGCATACTGGGACCCGGCCAAGGGCAAGGTAGGGGGCGACACCTCGGCGTTCTCGCTGATCCTCGACGACGGCTACGGCAATCACTACTGGCACGTGGCACAAGGCCTGACAGGCGAGGCCGCTGTATTCGACGACACACGCAACACCAGGATCATCGGAGGTCAGGTGATGCAGATTGCCGAGCTCGTTCGCCGCTTCAACATCGTGCACGTGTCGGTAGAAACAAACGGGCTAGGCGCCTTCATGCCAAAGCTCCTGCAGCGCGCCCTGAAGCAGGAGCAGTTGCGGTGCGCGGCGGTGGAGTTCATTGCGAAGGGCAACAAGAACGAGCGCATCCTTGCCGGCCTTGAGCCCCCATGA